A genomic region of Raphanus sativus cultivar WK10039 chromosome 6, ASM80110v3, whole genome shotgun sequence contains the following coding sequences:
- the LOC108807663 gene encoding uncharacterized protein LOC108807663, giving the protein MDQLVVCGVFNPVTHQSFTVAFVYARNCIVERRRLWNIVRTLAASSPLNQSPWLVVGDFNQVLSMEEVYSFVPAPVSLRGISDFSECLSAAGLFDLAGRGCHFTWSNKSPISPKSRKLDRALVNEEWRQRFTESNAYFDVPGCSDHSPCLVTISEAEDRRRSRFNFFTFFTTHPEYHQRLQTAWETVLIPSDPMISLCQKLKAAKFCCKSINQEFFSDIERRTKEAFEDLESIQRQMMNLPTPELFESERRARDLWLILAAAEECFFRQKSRIRWLEEGDANTAFFYKSVLANLSRNIIFYLLDGTGNRVSDIMAIKAMILDFYTLLLGTSNSLVAPLTISQIRDIHPYRCPLDLETQLIEIPSEEIIRDTVFRLPRNKAPGPDGFTAEFYTSSWELVGSDVITAVKDFFLSFNLPRQVNATVVALIPKVPGAASLTDFRPISLCNTIYKVISRILARKLQLITPAAVQGNQVGFVKGRLLCENVLLASELVANFNREGSVTRGCLQIDISKAYDNVDWRHILNTLHAFELPHRLIAWIEKCISSPHYSIAINGELCGFFPGKKGLRQGDSISSSLFIIAMDILSKKLDEAVRDGRFNPHPLCSDPLITHLSFADDMLIFFDGTESSLRGILEVLKEFELISGLALNLGKSRLFLDGNQLQPTEALASAYGLTQGSLPVRYLGVPLSPSKLKKHDYQPLIDKVLARIKSWTVKRLSFAGRLQLLQTVVYGITNFWSSVFPLPKGCLDRLEQICNAFLWSGDSASARGAKIAWRTVCTPKKSGGLGLRRLLGINQVFGLKLIWLLFSAEGSLWVAWVKRHLIGDKLFWVDDLGTNGSWVWKELLKLRHIARPFIKCSIVTGKTALFWHDDWNGFGSLLEVVGDNGPLVSGIPIDARVADESVGNLWNLSRSRHPTLMLLKACIPPTPPDFMEEGDDTFFWKTSPLDNSGRFSTSKTWKVLNPAPPPVDWYKSVWFPEKVPKHAFNMWVVYHDRLPTNDRLLAWGLSVSSVCLLCAVHDETSSHLFFSCAYSTQLWQGILSQSGLTPPPPPDFLSVRQWIHNVTQDQKLRTILDLIFQAVTYFIWRERNGRLHQSPSKTPDLIVNEILLLMRAKVAALDRKNTPQSATLITQTSISFLGTWFRFIQPG; this is encoded by the coding sequence ATGGATCAATTGGTGGTGTGTGGAGTCTTTAATCCGGTGACTCATCAATCATTCACAGTAGCTTTTGTTTACGCCAGGAATTGTATAGTGGAAAGAAGACGTCTGTGGAATATTGTTCGGACTCTGGCTGCTTCTTCTCCGCTCAATCAGTCACCATGGCTGGTGGTTGGCGACTTTAATCAGGTTCTCTCGATGGAAGAAGTCTATTCCTTTGTGCCAGCTCCTGTATCTCTGCGTGGAATATCAGATTTTTCAGAGTGCCTCTCGGCAGCTGGATTATTTGATCTTGCCGGTAGAGGATGTCACTTTACTTGGTCCAATAAATCACCGATCAGCCCAAAATCCAGGAAGTTGGATCGAGCCTTAGTCAATGAAGAATGGAGGCAGCGCTTCACGGAGTCAAATGCTTATTTTGATGTTCCAGGATGCTCGGATCATTCCCCTTGTTTGGTGACTATATCAGAAGCAGAAGATCGAAGGCGCTCAAGATTCAACTTCTTTACCTTCTTCACAACCCATCCGGAGTATCATCAGAGACTACAAACGGCATGGGAAACTGTTTTGATTCCCTCAGATCCTATGATTTCTCTTTGTCAAAAGCTTAAAGCGGCAAAATTCTGCTGTAAGTCCATCAATCAAGAGTTCTTTAGTGACATTGAAAGGAGGACGAAGGAAGCTTTTGAAGACTTGGAATCTATTCAAAGACAGATGATGAATTTACCTACTCCTGAGCTGTTCGAAAGTGAGAGGAGAGCCAGGGATCTCTGGCTAATTCTTGCTGCAGCAGAGGAATGCTTCTTCAGGCAGAAGTCTCGCATTCGATGGTTAGAAGAAGGAGATGCTAACACGGCTTTCTTCTACAAATCGGTTCTGGCTAATCTCTCCAGGAATATCATCTTCTACTTACTAGATGGGACTGGTAACAGGGTCTCGGACATCATGGCAATAAAAGCCATGATTTTGGATTTCTATACGTTACTTCTGGGAACTTCTAATAGTCTTGTCGCTCCACTCACAATAAGTCAGATTAGAGACATCCACCCCTACAGATGCCCTCTCGACTTAGAGACTCAACTGATTGAAATTCCAAGTGAGGAAATCATCAGAGACACTGTCTTCAGACTGCCGAGAAATAAGGCACCGGGGCCAGACGGATTCACTGCTGAGTTTTACACATCTTCCTGGGAGTTGGTTGGATCTGATGTTATTACGGCAGTGAAGGATTTCTTTCTGTCCTTCAATCTCCCGAGACAGGTTAATGCAACGGTGGTAGCTCTTATTCCCAAGGTCCCCGGAGCGGCTTCCCTAACAGATTTTCGACCTATCTCCTTATGCAACACCATCTACAAGGTAATTTCCAGAATTCTGGCTCGCAAGCTTCAGCTAATAACACCTGCAGCGGTTCAAGGGAATCAGGTGGGGTTTGTTAAAGGAAGGCTACTCTGCGAGAATGTTTTGTTGGCATCGGAACTGGTTGCGAATTTCAACAGGGAGGGGAGTGTAACAAGAGGCTGTTTGCAGATCGATATATCAAAGGCATATGACAATGTGGATTGGAGGCATATACTGAACACTCTTCATGCCTTTGAGCTTCCTCATCGTTTGATTGCTTGGATTGAGAAGTGCATCTCTTCGCCTCACTACTCTATAGCAATCAATGGAGAACTATGTGGGTTTTTTCCGGGAAAAAAAGGTCTGCGTCAAGGAGATTCTATTTCTTCCTCTCTTTTCATTATTGCTATGGACATTCTGTCCAAAAAGCTTGATGAGGCTGTGAGGGATGGTAGATTCAATCCGCATCCTTTATGCTCTGATCCTCTAATCACACATCTAAGCTTTGCGGACGACATGCTCATTTTCTTTGATGGCACAGAATCTTCCTTACGAGGCATTCTGGAGGTACTAAAGGAGTTTGAATTGATATCTGGTCTTGCATTAAATCTGGGGAAATCTAGACTCTTCCTCGATGGGAATCAACTTCAGCCTACGGAAGCGCTTGCGTCTGCTTATGGGTTGACACAAGGATCTCTACCAGTTCGCTATTTGGGGGTCCCGTTGTCGCCTAGTAAGTTAAAGAAGCATGATTATCAGCCTCTTATAGACAAAGTGCTTGCGAGAATTAAATCTTGGACTGTTAAGAGATTGTCGTTTGCGGGAAGGCTTCAATTGCTGCAGACAGTGGTGTATGGAATCACTAACTTTTGGTCCTCCGTATTTCCTCTGCCAAAAGGTTGTTTGGATCGGTTAGAACAGATTTGTAATGCCTTCTTGTGGTCAGGAGACTCGGCATCGGCTAGAGGAGCTAAGATTGCTTGGAGAACAGTGTGTACCCCGAAAAAGTCAGGAGGGTTGGGCCTGAGGCGTTTGTTAGGAATTAATCAAGTCTTTGGGTTGAAGTTAATCTGGTTGCTATTCTCAGCAGAAGGATCTCTCTGGGTCGCCTGGGTCAAAAGACATTTGATCGGTGATAAGCTGTTTTGGGTGGATGATCTCGGAACTAATGGCAGTTGGGTTTGGAAGGAGCTCTTGAAGCTGAGACATATAGCGAGACCTTTCATAAAGTGCTCAATAGTCACAGGGAAAACGGCTCTCTTTTGGCATGACGATTGGAATGGGTTTGGTTCTCTTTTGGAGGTGGTTGGAGACAATGGACCCTTGGTTTCTGGTATACCTATAGACGCACGGGTGGCTGACGAGTCTGTGGGTAATCTGTGGAACCTATCAAGAAGCAGGCATCCTACGCTTATGCTCTTGAAAGCGTGCATTCCTCCAACTCCCCCTGATTTCATGGAAGAaggagatgataccttcttttgGAAGACATCACCTTTGGATAACTCTGGAAGATTTTCTACTTCAAAGACTTGGAAAGTACTAAACCCTGCACCGCCCCCTGTGGACTGGTACAAATCAGTTTGGTTTCCAGAGAAGGTTCCAAAGCATGCTTTTAATATGTGGGTGGTTTATCATGATCGTTTGCCCACAAATGATAGGCTTCTTGCGTGGGGCTTATCGGTTTCATCGGTTTGCTTATTATGTGCTGTGCATGATGAGACGAGTTCGCACCTCTTCTTCTCTTGTGCTTACTCGACTCAGTTATGGCAGGGGATTCTATCTCAATCAGGTTTaactccaccaccaccacctgaTTTTCTTTCGGTAAGGCAGTGGATCCACAATGTAACACAAGATCAAAAACTCAGGACGATCTTAGACCTTATTTTCCAGGCAGTTACCTACTTTATTTGGAGGGAGAGGAACGGTAGACTGCATCAGAGCCCATCGAAGACACCAGACCTTATTGTAAACGAGATTTTATTACTTATGAGGGCTAAAGTAGCGGCTTTGGACAGGAAAAACACACCTCAATCAGCAACACTAATCACTCAAACTTCTATCAGCTTCCTTGGAACCTGGTTTCGCTTCATTCAACCGGGATAA